A stretch of DNA from Ptychodera flava strain L36383 unplaced genomic scaffold, AS_Pfla_20210202 Scaffold_54__1_contigs__length_889265_pilon, whole genome shotgun sequence:
cgtaggaaaaatatcaatatccaagcaatgtaaaacagagtacttttgataaggtcaatttactgtatattataaaaaatctcctgACCACTCGGAACaacgtaagattatgatctcactcattcgaatactacactcgtacggtagggtaaaaatatgggaactcagatcgttatatactgcttccgtcaaacgagtccgcttagctaaagacggcaaaaatggttaaaaagacggtaaaatgaccataattattattgcttatctttgtaaattttaccgactattcgttagtagttgtcgaatttcttgagtttgtccgaaaactatttcagtgaatgacgtaaatttcaagacacccgagtgcgaacgcaatatcgatattgggatagcaaaatcagtcacagacaatcgaggaagaacataagagtctattaatctgcgatttaattcatcctaggttaccatgaaagtaaaaaaggtaatgttgtgccctggttgggaaagataattgattaagttttcaaaaaaacgtcagctaaTACTCTAACAATTAGTAAAAaactagctcagaaaaacgtatagagaagaaagacatcaccgatcacggcgatcttcagaccttttatcatgtttcagtctgaacggtcaacatttgatgctataatctatggcaagtgtctctttttggtcaaatccgacagagatgaatcaatcacgatttagtttcatcgccccgacccgacaggaaataatgaagctcatgggcacctgtatacatcagatacatgtaatcgtggcatgaacgtatacaatgcccgtccactgcatgagccattgaccgtgcatcgcgagcaaacaagggttttggacgtcacgagagcattttttttcgcagtctgtgagcggttgagtggtttggataggctgcatacatgtagatcggaatcgagttgatttcggccgaaaacagttagaaagtagtttttcgtgctccgtccaaatcggatccgcatgttgccggttttgtccatggtaatcagcagagctgtggtgggaggccgtataacgccgggaatacacgtcatcgtacgcagggctaggccacaacatacttccaaaagcgatctatcgtaaaatatcgtactgcaggtcaacacacacatcacccattcatataggcctacaggtatacatatcaacgaacaaaaagggagaggcaatctgcttgaaaccatgaagtagtccgtttgtgtcagaattcattgaggcgcgtgttcagtaaccgttggtcaagttttttcgttcagtagtaagaatcgtttattcattgttgacatcgtaatcgatccgatgtacacaacaaatgtttgatcgtttgcacctttccGCGTCctctcgtgattggcagctgtttgaatgctttcatctattgtttgttggacgcttcgaacacagcatcgaagcagttttggcataaaaaatcaacttaaaatggaaaaaacgagagaatttcgccaacagggtgatgccacaagtattcacaaaacgtaatatgttggaacagtgctttaatttacaccatggttgttgcaagatccagattttcgggagcattcgttgacgttgttaccatgtgccactcatgttggattatgaatccccagggagatagggggtatttataggctccccctgcctttaattACCTCACTTTGTGAAGGTAATCTGGCTGAACTAGTTAATCACAAGATTTCAAGTGATTTGCCAGTCACTGACCTGGAACACCAGCCGACTGCTGTCTTTATGTAAGGACTTCTTGACTGGTCTCCATGAACTTCATAAGATGGGAATCATACACCGAGATATAAAGCCAGAGAATCTTCTAATAGGTGAGTTATCTTAGCTGCTCCTAGTTATTATTACAGATAATTTAGCAGAATTTACTTTTGTATGTGTACAAGACGGATGAAttcagaaacataaacaaactaATTTTTTCAGGTATATGTTATGCGTTTAAAAAGTTTTAACGTGACACTTAGAATATATCAAAAGCATTTAATATTTACTACTATTATTCGAGGTCCAGCCTGTGAGCATTTGAGTCAGCAAGTTGTTAATTTAATATGTAGTTAACAGTTTCAGAGTACTGTAATGACTTGTTCACAATACCTTGAAACATAATGTTGGTTTTCATGGCACAAATGGAACATGATGTAcagcaatttaaaaaaaaatgatcaaaagtttcTACAATGAGTCAAATGCAATTATAGTAAACAACCTTGATACTCATTTGATTTTGATATATGTTATATTTGACAATGTATTTTTCCTCTCCCTAGATACTTCTGGGAGTTAAATATCAGTGATTTTGGTATTAGCAAACATCTCAACTTTGGGAGCACTACACTAACAACGGCAATTGCAGGGACTTGTGCATGGATGGCTCTGGAAACATGCAAGTCATTTCTCTTTGGATGCAgctttaaatataaaaaatcaACTGACATCCAGGTAAAAATTGAGACATTTACACTTTTCTGTATATGAGAAATACTGACACAAGAGCTATGATACATATATGGAAGTACCTCTTTTAATTGAACAtgcaatttaaattttcaagtacatgtaattGACACCTTAATGtccgatatacatgtacatgtatcctgTATTTGCCAGTCTCTTAGTTTTATTAAGTGCCAATTTTACAGATCTGTAAAAAAAACTTCCAAGATGTCTTCCACTGCTTTGTACaggattttgtttaaattttctcCTTTGAACATTTACTACAGTTGCTACTATTATGTCTCTTGCTGTTCTCTTTCTCACGAATTTTATCAGTGTTCAACAGTTCTAACATCAAAATTTAAGCAGATGCAGTATCAATTTTTAAGTCAGAAGAATTGTCAAATACATCAACACTACACGTACATGTAATACTGAGGTCTTTGTGTTTGAGTATgtgactgtgtgtgtgtgtgtgtgtgtgtgtgtgtttgtaagtGGTCTAAAAACACCCCTCCTGAAACAGCAATATcctgaaatattatattttttatattgtGTCAAATCAGAAAACTCCCACGTCTTTTCCACAGATCGTTACTAATTCCTTATTTGATAGAATCATATTGCGccaaaaaccaacaaaccctCACTTCCTTTGTAGTTGTGCCACAAAATCCTTGAGATGATTTTTTAGAAGTGTGCATGTATATTGTATCTATAATGTATAGACATAATGTATGtcataaaaaatattgacaagTGAGTCaagattaaatatttatttctatcatAAAGTGTTTTTCACTGACTTTGCTGCAGTCTGAtgcatgtattttcaaaacaagcGTATTTTGATTTCTCCtatagattttttttatttgaacagAACATACTAATTATGTTTTACACCTTGTAGGTTGCTGGCAGTATGTTATGCTACATCATGAGCAGAGGACACCACCCTTTTGAGTCAACGTATCCGTATTATGTTGATTTAAATGGTctcagaaaaaatgtaatagaAGGTCGCTACAACATCGATTGTATATCCTCTTTCCCCAACCTCAAGATACTGATCGAGAAAATGCTTGGCACTGACCCTGGTGGAAGACCTGATAGTAGAGAATGCCTTGAAATCTTCTTGAAGGTAGGTGCAGTCAAATTTTAGTGTGTTCAACTAATTAACTGTGCAAATACCTTGCAGAAAAATCTCCATTTTTCCCCCTTGTAACTTGGAAGCAACATAGCACCGTTGCTTCACTTAGATATTTTGGGTAAGGTGTCATATTTTTTGAACCTCCACTTAGGCcttataccggtatattggataatatatattttgtgatgGACCCCATTAAATGTGCATAACACTCACTCTGGCTATTCTATAAGGCCCTGAATGATGCTGTGTTTGTGTTCTAAGTATTTGCTGTGCTTTGATATATTGCTCTTGACCTTGACCTTCTTTTGCTATACCTCATTATTTATGTGTATATCTTGTGGTGGTATAGAGATTATAGTGTATAGATATTATGTGCAAACCTCATTGTAGGCGAACCGGGGGGGGGGAGTACATATTAATTGTAGAAATTAAAGTGCTTTTTGGTGGAGAGGAATAACTATGGGACAGAATGTTTTGCCATAGTTTCTGTGGCCATTTAGCTACTTTCATTTATCTTAAGTACTAATAGAGGTACAGGGCTGTGGTTTGGCGGCATAGTGCACCATACATGTATGGTGACAGCTGTTATTTAAATCCTGCCTATGGCTGACTGCTTGGGCCCCGTCAGTGATGTTTGTagcataattttgtcatgtatttttagtccccacggacgaagtacGGGgcgacttatagattgggtcatgtccgtgcgtccgtctgttcacgcagatatctcagacatgccctgatcaattttttcaaactttgcacaaggatagtacccaacccgatacagatgcacgtcgatttgttcacaatgcgatcaaattttgCCGTGtaagaggactttttagtttacacctccatagacaaccatgtataaggcagttctccatagacttccatgtataaagctgttctccatagactcccatgtataaggcagttctccatagactcccatgtataaggcagttctctatagactccaatgtataaggccaagaaaaataaaaatttagtttctcatcgaattcatattgcaaaaaggatgcagtgacacagtttttagtccccatagATGAAGTCCGGGGGGCTGATAGATTGGGTCTTGTCCATCCGTTGGTCCATCCGTTCCaaagatatctcagacatgccatggtcaatttctttcaaactttgcacaaagatagtaccctaccccatacagatgcacgttgatttttttcacaattaatgcaatcaaatttggctgtgttagaggactttttagtttacacctccatagactcccatgtatataaggcagttctccatagacttccatgtataaggcagttctccatagactcccatgtataagtcaattctcaatagactcccatgtataaggccaaaaaaaataaaaattttgtttctcatcgtattcatattgcaaaaaggatgcagtgacacagtttttagtccccacggatgaagtccagggggcttatagattgcgTCATCTCcttccgtccgtctgtccgttagtccatccgttcacgcagatacattgtatctcagacatgccatggtcaatttctttcaaactttgcacaagaatagtaccctaccccgtacagatgcacgtcgattggttttgtgatatggccgccagacggctattttgttatgatttttttgtgttttcagtcATAACTATATAATTGGTTTATTTTAcccgaaatttgaaaaaaaggtcAATTACATGACACATGAACTTGAAAGGGAGAAATAACAAAGTAGAGGGTAAATGGGGAGTCGGGAAATAGCTTACAGCTAGTCTAGCCCAAACCCTGTCATGGtagcttgtctgaaaaaaaaaaaaaacacagttaGCAAAAGGTTctcatgataacaataacaaatagttctataagtaaataaaatacaagtgctgaaataattacaatatcGTAGAAGATCATTAAATTACTACATTGCAAAAGTGAAATCTGTTACTGattgatcaaatattgtctAAAAGTGTGTTTTAAGTTATGTAGAGAGTTTGTGGACTTTATATGAAAAGGTACGTCATTCCAAACTCTTGCTCCCGAAAGAGAAACAGCAAACTGGCCTGAATTTGTCATTGCATGATATGGACGTAGGTTTTTAAGTTGACAATTTCTAGTATTATAGTCATGACAACTGACACTGAAGTAATCTGATAATGTATGTGGTGAATGCTTGTGAATCAAGCTGTAAACGAAGGTACCTAGAAGGAATTTATGGAGATTTAAAACATCGAGAATATTAAGTTGAGTGAAATAAGGAGCTGAGTCGTTAAAATAGTCGTTAAATCCCCGTACAATATCAGctgggtcagtcaaaatttgttcaaCACCATTTGCCTCAACCTCTAGGCGGTCTGGTATTTTATCAGGGCTGGTTTTCTTACCAAGCAATTCATTAACAACACTCCACATATTGTTACCATTATTTACGctgaataaattagcataataaTTCTTTTTTGCATTCCTTAGAACGCTTGTGAGAATATTTTTGTACGGTTTAAAACGAGAAACTGCCCTGGGATCATGGTGACTGGAGATAACTTGGGCGTACAATTTACGCTTGGtgttaatagatttctttaTAGCCTTTGTGATCCAAGgattattttgtcttttttgttttaacagTTTTGATTTCAAGGGAGCATGGCGATCGCATACCTGAGTAAAAGATTGTTAACAAATCAGAAGAAATGTCGACACTGCTATCACTGGTGTTAAAAACGCTATCCCAGTCAACAGTATGTAGGTCAGAAACAAAACTGTCACGATTATATCGCCTGAAATCACtcttataaaatgactttaCAATTGGTAATGgatgtgaaaattatcaaaaatacagAATACTGGGAGATGGTGTGAGGTAtctgcaataattgtacagcTTTTATCTGACAAGAGCTAATATTTGTATAGATGTGGTCAATTGTTGACCTAGATGTACTTGTAAGCCGAGTAGGTAATGAAATTAACTGCTCAAGGTGAAAACATTGTATTCTAGATATGAAGCTTCTAACATTGTGGTCTGATTTTGTAACATCGAGATTAAAATCGCCCATAaggatttaatattttttgtctaATTTAATGGTACAAAGAATATCAGAAAGCTGTTTTCAAATTCGTAAATATTAGTACCTGGTTTGCGATACAATACACCAACAATGATACGATTTTTAGTACCACAGATTTCGAGCCATAATGATTCCGAATGCTTAACATTGTAATTCAACAATTTATAATCGAGGGAGGAGTGCACATACGCACCTACTCCACCGCCCTGACCCGTGTTTCTACACTTAAGCTCAAGAGAATAATTTGGCATATGAAATAAACTTGGATTATCAATTCTCCAAGTTTCTGATACACTGATAACATCGAACGTACCAGAAATACAGTGATTATATAACAGGCGTACATTATCTATGCTATTACCAAGAGATCGAGCATTTACATTCGATACAGAAAAGGAGCGGCCGAATGTAGAGCTGAATTTATCAAACTGaggcatgtctcaaccgatttctTTCAATTTGGTACAAGGGCATTGATCTATGTCTTAGAAAATTTATGcatattgattttgttgtgatatgatccaagtTGGCTGCCAGGCAGatgttttgttatgattttttcgtgtTTTAAGCCATAACTTAAAGACATGTCTGAACCGATTTCTTCAAATTGGGTACAAGGGCACAAATCTTTGTAATAGCAGCCATTTCGgaacgattttttttttgagccataactcagacatgtctcaactgatttctttcaaaattggtacaaataCATATAGACCTTAGTCATACATGAGAATGTCGATTTTCGTTGTGATAGATCCAATATATGGCTACCAGTTGGCCATGTTGTTTTCTATAATACAATTCAAGATAGCCACCTGACTGGCATTTCACTGCCAGTTtcccatttttttttcacaataccGTACAATCAAAGATGGGCACCTGATGGGCATTTCGCCTCCTGTATTTTATGGCTATAGCTAGTAAATGTTTTGACTAATGTCAACTTGGCACATGGACAACACACTGTatcttttattttcacataagatatttcaacaatatgatccaatatggctgccagattacTTTGATTCATTTTGTTAATGGTGTTTCAGTCCCAGTGTTttatgtacaaagccataactcaggtatATCTcgacagattttattcaaagtttgtacaaggacattgacctatgtcatacatatgcacattgatttgttttgtgatacaatccagtATGgtcgctgtgtggccattttttaacgactttttcatgtcctgaaccataactcagacatgtatcaagcgaatttatgcaaaagtatttttatcatagacctactgaagaggactctatcgtctctgaggacctgtaataaAAGTACCCAATAACAAGTgcggactgtgtcatcaacgatgactttttcttttaaaaaaaatcacatggTGGCCCCATATTCCATGAAATGTAAAATCCAACAAGTTCTTGTTTTACTTTACATAAtgacaagaattcatttcttGGCCACATGTGGTCTGCCTGGGTCATGCCTATTAGCTACGTTGTCCTCtaaagtctcactttgattttagAAGTGTT
This window harbors:
- the LOC139128450 gene encoding uncharacterized protein, whose translation is MALETCKSFLFGCSFKYKKSTDIQVAGSMLCYIMSRGHHPFESTYPYYVDLNGLRKNVIEGRYNIDCISSFPNLKILIEKMLGTDPGGRPDSRECLEIFLKILPGLESFPESPMDSDDIVTSAVCLDMAVNVTEKYLTDPDRCPVFIPTHQTVHCNQMK